From a region of the Actinomadura luzonensis genome:
- the abc-f gene encoding ribosomal protection-like ABC-F family protein, which translates to MRTPAQLTLTEITKSYGTRVVLDRVSLTVRPGERLGVVGDNGSGKSTLLKLMAGVERPDNGELVAVAPGGVGHLPQALALPPHATVADAADLALADLRELEARIRSAERAIAAGDGTRAGLDAYADLLAEFETRGGYEAGTALDVALHGLGLPALDRGRPLGTLSGGERARLALAATLASAPELLLLDEPTNDLDDAATAWLEQRLRAHRGTVVAVTHDRAFLERVTTAVVEVADGRVRRYGDGYAGYLTAKAAERAAQARAHEEWKAELDRHARLVTANAGRLAVIPRKVDKAGMGTGAWRGRSRAHGAAGRVRQSRQRLRWLTGHPAPPPPEPLRFTAAFTTTVASDPGTGRTGASAAAGAVVAALDGVEVAGRLRLDRLTLRAGDRLLVTGPNGAGKTTLLRVLAGELRPDAGEVRRAGRAGFFRQDEPARPGRLTVLRAYADGRPGSLDEHADALLGLGLFRPSELGLPVAELSYGQRRRIDLARLVSDPVDLLLLDEPSNHLAPLLVEQLEQALARYEGALVVVTHDRRLRAAFAGARLGLAGGAAVSGSPDVFSQGEIS; encoded by the coding sequence CTGCGCACCCCCGCACAACTGACGCTCACCGAGATCACCAAGAGTTACGGCACCCGCGTCGTCCTGGACCGGGTGTCGCTCACCGTCCGGCCCGGCGAGCGGCTGGGCGTGGTCGGCGACAACGGCTCCGGCAAGTCCACGCTGCTCAAGCTCATGGCGGGCGTCGAACGCCCGGACAACGGCGAGCTGGTGGCCGTCGCGCCCGGCGGCGTGGGCCACCTGCCGCAGGCGCTCGCGCTGCCGCCGCACGCCACGGTCGCCGACGCCGCCGACCTGGCGCTGGCGGACCTGCGCGAGCTGGAGGCCCGCATCCGGTCGGCGGAGCGGGCGATCGCCGCCGGGGACGGCACCCGCGCCGGCCTGGACGCCTACGCGGACCTGCTGGCGGAGTTCGAGACGCGCGGCGGCTACGAGGCCGGCACCGCCCTCGACGTCGCGCTGCACGGGCTCGGGCTGCCCGCGCTGGACCGCGGCCGCCCCCTCGGCACGCTGTCCGGCGGCGAGCGCGCCCGGCTGGCCCTGGCCGCCACGCTGGCCTCCGCGCCCGAGCTGCTGCTGCTCGACGAGCCCACCAACGACCTCGACGACGCCGCCACGGCCTGGCTCGAACAGCGCCTGCGGGCCCACCGGGGCACGGTCGTGGCGGTCACGCACGACCGGGCGTTCCTGGAGCGGGTGACCACCGCCGTCGTGGAGGTGGCCGATGGCCGGGTACGGCGCTACGGCGACGGCTACGCCGGCTACCTGACCGCCAAGGCCGCCGAACGCGCCGCCCAGGCGCGGGCCCACGAGGAGTGGAAGGCGGAGCTGGACCGGCACGCCCGGCTGGTGACGGCCAACGCGGGACGGCTCGCGGTGATACCGCGCAAGGTGGACAAGGCGGGCATGGGCACCGGTGCCTGGCGCGGACGGTCGCGCGCCCACGGGGCGGCCGGCCGTGTCCGGCAGTCCCGGCAGCGGCTGCGGTGGCTCACCGGGCACCCCGCGCCGCCCCCGCCGGAACCGCTCCGCTTCACCGCCGCCTTCACCACCACCGTCGCCTCTGACCCTGGAACCGGCCGCACCGGGGCGAGCGCCGCGGCCGGCGCCGTGGTGGCCGCGCTCGACGGCGTGGAGGTGGCCGGCCGGCTCCGCCTGGACCGCCTGACCCTCCGCGCCGGTGACCGGCTGCTCGTCACCGGCCCGAACGGCGCGGGCAAGACCACGCTGCTGCGCGTGCTCGCCGGCGAGCTGCGGCCGGACGCGGGCGAGGTGCGGCGCGCCGGCCGGGCCGGGTTCTTCCGTCAGGACGAGCCCGCCCGCCCGGGGCGCCTGACGGTGCTGCGGGCCTACGCCGACGGGCGTCCCGGCAGCCTGGACGAACACGCGGACGCCCTGCTCGGCCTGGGCCTGTTCCGGCCGTCCGAGCTGGGGCTGCCCGTCGCGGAGCTGTCCTACGGCCAGCGGCGCAGGATCGACCTGGCCAGGCTGGTGAGCGATCCCGTGGACCTGCTGCTGCTCGACGAGCCGAGCAACCACCTCGCCCCCCTCCTGGTGGAGCAGCTGGAGCAGGCGCTGGCCCGCTACGAGGGGGCGCTGGTCGTGGTCACGCACGACCGGCGGCTGCGGGCCGCGTTCGCCGGCGCCCGCCTCGGCCTGGCCGGCGGCGCGGCCGTCTCCGGCAGCCCCGACGTGTTTTCTCAGGGTGAAATCAGCTGA
- a CDS encoding TetR/AcrR family transcriptional regulator: MVKQPDPSRRSERSRQAILTAARELISELGYAKLTIEAIAARAGVGKQTIYRWWPSKGAVIFDAFLTLSEDGPEQDLALPDTGDLEADLRTVMRATVAEFADPAFEGPVRALNSEIIHDPALAAQYREQLAGPVDEAKKARLRSAQRAGQLAADADLDLALELLYAPLYQRWLLRSGPLTPAYADALVDAFLKAMRP; the protein is encoded by the coding sequence ATGGTCAAGCAGCCCGACCCGAGCCGCCGCAGCGAGCGGTCCCGGCAGGCCATCCTCACCGCGGCCCGCGAGCTGATCAGCGAGCTGGGGTACGCCAAGCTGACGATCGAGGCCATCGCGGCCCGCGCGGGCGTCGGCAAGCAGACGATCTACCGCTGGTGGCCGTCCAAGGGGGCGGTCATCTTCGACGCGTTCCTGACGCTGAGCGAGGACGGGCCCGAGCAGGACCTGGCGCTGCCCGACACCGGCGACCTGGAGGCCGACCTCAGGACGGTGATGCGGGCGACGGTGGCCGAGTTCGCCGACCCGGCGTTCGAGGGGCCGGTCCGCGCGCTCAACAGCGAGATCATCCACGACCCCGCGCTGGCCGCGCAGTACCGCGAGCAGCTGGCCGGGCCGGTCGACGAGGCCAAGAAGGCCCGGCTGCGCAGCGCCCAGCGGGCCGGGCAGCTCGCCGCGGACGCCGACCTCGACCTGGCGCTCGAGCTGCTGTACGCCCCCCTCTACCAGCGGTGGCTGCTGCGCTCGGGCCCGCTCACCCCCGCCTACGCCGACGCCCTCGTGGACGCCTTCCTCAAGGCGATGCGGCCGTAG
- the vanY-N gene encoding D,D-peptidase/D,D-carboxypeptidase VanY-N, whose protein sequence is MNEPRMIPPRPRDRLYAAVTLVLAVLLLPVAFARRPGRARELACGWALRLRFPAEDLTGLTDGARAAFTAARTEALWRHGRLIGLTSGYRAPHVQQRMFDEEVRRCGSPLLARELVLPPAESPHVRGIALDVRPHEGARWLEEHGARYDLYRMYDNEWWHFEHRPECGGRPPRRQPSPAWARLGDAPPR, encoded by the coding sequence ATGAACGAGCCACGCATGATCCCGCCCCGGCCCCGCGACCGGCTGTACGCCGCGGTCACGCTGGTGCTGGCCGTGCTCCTGCTGCCCGTGGCGTTCGCCCGCCGTCCCGGCCGGGCCCGTGAGCTGGCCTGCGGCTGGGCGTTGCGGCTGCGGTTCCCCGCCGAGGACCTGACCGGGCTCACCGACGGCGCCCGGGCCGCGTTCACCGCCGCGCGCACCGAGGCGCTGTGGCGGCACGGCCGGCTCATCGGCCTCACCTCCGGCTATCGCGCCCCGCACGTGCAGCAGCGCATGTTCGACGAGGAGGTGCGCCGCTGCGGCTCCCCGCTCCTGGCGCGCGAGCTCGTGCTGCCGCCGGCGGAGTCCCCGCACGTCAGGGGCATCGCGCTGGACGTGCGCCCGCACGAGGGCGCGCGCTGGCTGGAGGAGCACGGCGCCCGCTACGACCTCTACCGCATGTACGACAACGAGTGGTGGCACTTCGAGCACCGCCCCGAGTGCGGCGGCAGGCCACCACGGCGGCAGCCCAGCCCGGCGTGGGCCCGGCTCGGCGACGCCCCGCCGCGCTGA
- a CDS encoding D-alanyl-D-alanine carboxypeptidase family protein, with protein sequence MSSRPSPAAAVVLGAGVSAVLAAGWLIHGGERPRPPASPDSRPPRVTLPVSSPARPPDLPWPASGQAAVRVAGQPGSLRTHGEQRPVPIASLTKVMTALVVLTDHPLTGTAEGPSIEVDRQAATEAGNPDESTVPVAEGQRFTERQLLELMLIPSGNNAARLLARWDAGSEQAFAARMNATAARLGMRKTTYTGASGYEDTTVSTAADQLELAEQAMRNPVLRDVVATARTTVPGVPGAIVNTNKLLGLPGVVGLKTGTSTAAGGALLWAVRRPSGDRDRLVLGVVLRQGEPGDTLGERKAAAFAASRRLIAAVQRPR encoded by the coding sequence TTGTCGTCCCGTCCTTCACCCGCCGCCGCGGTGGTGCTCGGCGCCGGCGTGTCCGCCGTGCTCGCCGCCGGCTGGCTCATCCACGGCGGGGAGCGGCCCCGGCCGCCGGCGTCGCCGGACAGCAGGCCGCCGCGCGTCACCCTGCCCGTCTCGTCCCCGGCCCGGCCGCCGGACCTGCCCTGGCCGGCCTCCGGGCAGGCGGCGGTCCGGGTCGCCGGGCAGCCGGGCAGCCTCAGGACGCACGGCGAGCAGCGGCCCGTGCCGATCGCCAGCCTCACCAAGGTGATGACCGCCCTGGTCGTCCTGACCGACCACCCGCTCACCGGGACCGCCGAGGGGCCGTCCATCGAGGTCGACCGGCAGGCGGCCACCGAGGCGGGCAACCCGGACGAGTCCACGGTGCCGGTCGCCGAAGGCCAGCGCTTCACCGAGCGGCAGCTCCTGGAGCTGATGCTGATCCCGTCGGGCAACAACGCCGCCCGGCTACTGGCCCGCTGGGACGCCGGCTCCGAGCAGGCGTTCGCCGCCAGGATGAACGCGACCGCCGCCCGGCTGGGCATGCGGAAGACCACCTACACCGGGGCGAGCGGGTACGAGGACACCACGGTCAGCACGGCCGCGGACCAGCTCGAGCTGGCCGAGCAGGCCATGCGGAACCCGGTGCTGCGGGACGTCGTCGCCACCGCCAGGACCACGGTGCCGGGGGTGCCGGGCGCGATCGTCAACACCAACAAGCTGCTCGGCCTGCCCGGGGTGGTCGGGCTCAAGACCGGCACGAGCACGGCGGCGGGCGGGGCGCTGCTGTGGGCCGTCCGCCGCCCCTCGGGGGACCGCGACCGGCTGGTCCTCGGCGTGGTGCTGCGCCAGGGCGAGCCCGGCGACACGCTGGGAGAGCGGAAGGCGGCCGCGTTCGCCGCGAGCAGGAGACTGATCGCGGCGGTGCAGCGGCCACGCTGA
- a CDS encoding aspartate/glutamate racemase family protein: MRTIGLIGGLSWESTVIYYQIINQRVRERLGGSHSADSLIWSVDYTTVEDLIFADRWDEVSALLTGAGRKLEQSGAEVLLVCSNTFSRVSDDVARAASVPVLHIADAVGAEVRARGMRRVGLLGTRFTMEQPFYRERLAAHGFDVVVPGRAQRELVHRVIFEELVRGVLTESSRDAYARIVAGLADDGAEGVILGCTEIELLIGEKDTPVPVLPSARLHAEAAVGFALGPAPAA, encoded by the coding sequence GTGCGCACCATCGGCCTCATCGGCGGGTTGAGCTGGGAATCGACGGTGATCTACTACCAGATCATCAACCAGCGGGTCCGCGAGCGGCTGGGCGGCAGCCATTCCGCCGACAGCCTCATCTGGTCGGTCGACTACACGACCGTCGAGGACCTCATCTTCGCCGACCGCTGGGACGAGGTCAGCGCCCTGCTGACCGGAGCCGGCCGGAAGCTGGAGCAGTCCGGCGCCGAGGTCCTGCTCGTCTGCAGCAACACCTTCAGCCGGGTCAGCGACGACGTGGCGCGGGCCGCGAGCGTCCCCGTGCTGCACATCGCCGACGCCGTGGGCGCGGAGGTCCGCGCCAGGGGGATGCGCAGGGTCGGGCTGCTCGGCACCCGGTTCACCATGGAGCAGCCCTTCTACCGGGAGCGGCTGGCCGCGCACGGCTTCGACGTGGTCGTCCCGGGGCGGGCGCAGCGGGAGCTGGTCCATCGGGTGATCTTCGAGGAGCTGGTGCGCGGGGTGCTGACGGAGTCGTCCAGGGACGCCTACGCCCGGATCGTCGCCGGCCTGGCCGACGACGGCGCCGAGGGCGTCATCCTCGGCTGCACCGAGATCGAGCTGCTGATCGGCGAGAAGGACACGCCCGTCCCGGTGCTGCCGAGCGCCCGCCTGCACGCGGAGGCCGCGGTCGGCTTCGCCCTGGGGCCGGCGCCCGCGGCCTGA
- a CDS encoding UDP-N-acetylmuramoyl-tripeptide--D-alanyl-D-alanine ligase has translation MIPMTLDEIARVVGARLHDVPDPGARVTAPAAVDSREVAPGGLFAATAGARVDGHDYAAAAVAGGAVAVLAERPVGVPALVAGDVQTALGLLARHLLGRIDPTVIALTGSVGKTTTKDLLAQVLERHGPTVATDRSFNNELGLPLTVLRADAATRYLVLEMGAGRKGDLTYLTGIAPPQVGLVLNVGTAHVERMGGGLADVAEAKGELVAALPPDGLALLNADDPYVAAMAGRTRAEVLWYGGTAPVRAENVRLDGAARAAFELVTPTGRAPVALGLLGAHQVGNAVAAAAVATALGLDAAEIAEALTAARRRSAGRLELVERPDGVTVVNDAYNANPESMRAGLRAARALAGDRRAVAVLGAMGQQADASRARHAEIGRLVADLGYGVLITVGAGDPLAMADAARAAGRGVAVHTAGDAAEAVTLATALLRPGDVVLVKASSEVGLAACARALAGAGRTS, from the coding sequence GTGATCCCCATGACCCTGGACGAGATCGCCCGGGTCGTCGGCGCCCGCCTGCACGACGTGCCCGACCCGGGGGCGCGGGTGACGGCGCCGGCGGCGGTCGACTCCCGCGAGGTGGCGCCCGGCGGCCTGTTCGCCGCGACGGCCGGCGCCCGCGTGGACGGTCACGACTACGCGGCGGCCGCCGTCGCGGGCGGCGCGGTGGCGGTGCTGGCCGAGCGGCCCGTCGGCGTGCCCGCCCTGGTGGCCGGGGACGTGCAGACCGCGCTCGGCCTGCTGGCCCGGCACCTGCTCGGCCGCATCGACCCGACCGTGATCGCCCTGACCGGCTCGGTCGGCAAGACCACGACCAAGGACCTGCTGGCCCAGGTGCTCGAACGGCACGGCCCGACGGTCGCGACGGACCGGTCGTTCAACAACGAGCTGGGGCTGCCGCTGACCGTGCTGCGCGCCGACGCCGCCACCCGGTACCTGGTGCTGGAGATGGGCGCGGGCCGCAAGGGCGACCTGACGTACCTGACCGGGATCGCGCCGCCCCAGGTCGGGCTGGTGCTCAACGTCGGCACCGCGCACGTGGAACGCATGGGAGGCGGGCTCGCCGACGTGGCCGAGGCCAAGGGCGAGCTGGTCGCGGCGCTGCCGCCGGACGGGCTCGCCCTGCTCAACGCCGACGACCCGTACGTCGCCGCCATGGCCGGCCGCACCAGGGCCGAGGTCCTCTGGTACGGGGGGACGGCGCCGGTGCGCGCCGAGAACGTGCGGCTGGACGGGGCGGCGCGGGCCGCGTTCGAGCTGGTGACGCCCACCGGGCGGGCCCCCGTCGCGCTCGGCCTGCTCGGCGCGCACCAGGTGGGCAACGCCGTCGCCGCGGCCGCCGTCGCCACCGCGCTCGGCCTGGACGCCGCCGAGATCGCCGAAGCGCTGACCGCCGCGCGGCGGCGCTCCGCCGGCCGCCTGGAGCTCGTCGAACGACCCGACGGCGTCACCGTCGTCAACGACGCCTACAACGCCAACCCCGAGTCCATGCGGGCCGGGCTGCGGGCGGCCAGGGCCCTGGCCGGCGACCGCCGCGCCGTCGCCGTGCTCGGCGCGATGGGGCAGCAGGCGGACGCCTCGCGCGCCCGGCACGCCGAGATCGGCCGGCTCGTCGCCGACCTCGGCTACGGCGTGCTGATCACGGTCGGCGCGGGCGACCCGCTCGCGATGGCCGACGCGGCACGGGCTGCCGGCCGGGGCGTGGCCGTCCACACCGCCGGGGACGCGGCCGAGGCCGTCACCCTCGCCACCGCGCTGCTCCGGCCGGGAGACGTGGTGCTCGTCAAGGCCTCCAGCGAGGTCGGGCTCGCCGCCTGCGCCCGTGCGCTCGCCGGCGCCGGCCGCACCAGCTAG
- a CDS encoding D-alanine--D-alanine ligase family protein, with product MTGRLRVAVLAGGPSAEHEVSLQSAQAVLDALPRDRYEPFAVIIDRQGRWPVELRRGVADVVFPVLHGPFGEDGVVQGHLETLGLPYVGCGVLASAVAMDKVAMRRAFLAEGIPVTPHVWFTEHEWRGGADHWGLVKSLDWPMYVKPANMGSSIGISRVTSIDELRAGVELALAHDRVVVVEQGVSGRELICGVLGGYDTPETSVPGELIVSGAWLDYEAKYLSQAEIATIPAELPDRVAEDVRELSLRAFQAIGGYGLSRVDFFHEEDTGRLYVGEINTMPGFTARSVYARAWAASGVPYPELLRRLIDLALARSGS from the coding sequence GTGACTGGACGCTTGCGCGTGGCCGTGCTGGCGGGCGGGCCGTCCGCCGAGCATGAGGTGTCGCTGCAGTCGGCGCAGGCGGTGCTGGACGCGCTGCCTCGAGACCGGTACGAGCCCTTCGCCGTCATCATCGACCGGCAGGGCCGGTGGCCGGTGGAGCTGCGGCGCGGCGTGGCGGACGTGGTGTTCCCCGTGCTGCACGGGCCGTTCGGCGAGGACGGCGTCGTCCAGGGCCACCTGGAGACCCTGGGCCTGCCGTACGTGGGCTGCGGCGTGCTGGCCTCGGCCGTCGCGATGGACAAGGTCGCGATGCGGCGCGCGTTCCTGGCGGAGGGCATCCCCGTCACCCCGCACGTGTGGTTCACCGAGCACGAGTGGCGCGGCGGCGCCGACCACTGGGGCCTGGTGAAGTCGCTCGACTGGCCGATGTACGTCAAACCGGCCAACATGGGCTCCTCCATCGGCATCTCCCGGGTCACCTCCATCGACGAGCTGCGCGCCGGTGTGGAGCTGGCGCTGGCCCACGACCGGGTGGTGGTGGTCGAGCAGGGGGTGTCCGGGCGGGAGCTGATCTGCGGCGTGCTCGGCGGCTACGACACGCCGGAGACGTCGGTGCCGGGCGAGCTCATCGTGTCCGGCGCGTGGCTCGACTACGAGGCCAAATACCTCAGCCAGGCCGAGATCGCCACCATCCCGGCCGAGCTGCCGGACCGGGTGGCCGAGGACGTGCGCGAGCTGTCCCTGCGCGCCTTCCAGGCGATCGGCGGCTACGGCCTGTCCCGCGTGGACTTCTTCCACGAGGAGGACACGGGCCGCCTGTACGTGGGGGAGATCAACACCATGCCCGGCTTCACCGCCCGTTCCGTGTACGCGCGGGCCTGGGCCGCGAGCGGCGTCCCGTACCCGGAGCTGCTGCGCCGCCTCATCGACCTCGCGCTCGCCAGGAGCGGCTCGTGA